The Bacillus sp. F19 DNA segment CTCATTCTTGAAGCAGAAGAAAAAATGGTAGACATCGAATATGAATTGTTTGTCGAGCTACGTGAACAAGTGAAGAAGTTTATTCCAAGACTTCAATCCTTATCTAAATGCATCAGTGAATTAGATGTGCTTCAGTGTTTTGCTGTCATCAGTGAAAAAAGACATTATTCTAAACCCTCTTTTTCAGATCAGGAGCTGTTCATTAAGGACGGCAGACATCCAGTTGTTGAAAAAGTAATGAATTCTCAAGAATATGTTCCAAACGATTGTTATTTCTCAAATGAACGCGGAATGCTGCTGATTACAGGACCTAACATGTCCGGAAAAAGCACGTATATGAGACAAGTTGCTTTAACAGCCATCCTCGCTCAAATCGGCTGTTTTGTTCCTGCTTCAGAAGCTGTTCTTCCGATCTTTGATCAAATTTTCACCCGAATAGGAGCAGCGGATGACCTAATATCAGGGCAAAGTACCTTTATGGTTGAAATGCTGGAAGCGAGGAATGCAATTGTCAATGCTACGGAAAGAAGTTTAATTCTATTTGATGAAATCGGGCGGGGGACTTCAACGTATGATGGAATGGCACTCGCTCAGGCCATTATTGAACATATTCACCATCATATCGGAGCTAAAACTTTGTTCTCCACTCATTATCATGAGCTGACTAGTCTTGCTGACGGATTGCCGCAGCTTCAGAATGTCCATGTATCAGCTGTAGAAGAAAACGGCAAGGTTGTGTTCCTTCACAAAATCGAGGAAGGTCCGGCAGATAAAAGTTATGGAATCCATGTCGCCGAGCTTGCCGAGCTGCCAAATGAGCTGATCTGCAGAGCAAAAGAAATTTTAGAAAGTCTTGAAGCCGAACAGACGGTAAAAGTCCCTGCATCTATCATGGAAAAGACGGAAACATTTAAAAGCGATGAGGCTCAGCTCTCCTTTTTTAATGAACAGCCTGCAAAGAAGGAAAGCAGACAGGTTCCGAAAAAAGACATACTGGTCCTAGAACAGATACGGGCAATTAATCTGCTTGAAATGACGCCGCTTGATGCAATGAATGAACTCTATCAAATTCAGAAAAAATTAAAATAATGAAGAGGTGAACAGCATGGGGAAAATTATTCGCCTTGACGATTCACTATCAAATAAGATAGCTGCAGGAGAAGTTGTCGAACGTCCGGCTTCTGTTGTAAAAGAGTTAACGGAAAATAGTATAGACGCCGGCAGCACTGTCATAGAAATTCATATAGAAGAAGCGGGTTTAAGCAAAATCCGCATCATTGACAATGGAGACGGCATTCTGCCTGAAGATTGTCTGAACGCTTTTCACAGGCATGCGACAAGCAAAATCAAAGATGAAAACGATCTTTTCCGGATCCGGACTCTTGGCTTCAGGGGAGAGGCCCTGCCGAGTATCGCATCAGTTTCACATGTTGAATTAAAAACAAGCACAGGGTCTGGTGCAGGCACGAGAATGGTACTTTCAGGTGGAAAGGTAGATATCCATGAAGCTGCTTCAAGCAGAAAAGGCAGCGACCTTACTGTTACGAATTTATTTTTCAACACACCAGCCCGTTTAAAATACGTCAAAACAGTTCATACCGAGCTTGGCAACATTACAGATGTTGTCAATCGCCTGGCATTGTCCAATCCATCTATTTCTTTCAAGCTGACTCATAACGGAAAGCAAATGCTGCATACGAGCGGGAACGGCGATGTGCGTCAAGTCATAGCGGGCATTTATGGACTTGGCATTGCAAAGAAAATGATCCCTATTAACTTACAGTCTCTTGATTTTGAAGTGAAAGGCTATATGTCTCTTCCTGAAATCACTAGAGCGTCCAGAAACTATATTTCAACAATTGTAAATGGCAGATTTATTAAAAACTATCCGCTTGTAAAAGCCATTCAGCAAGGCTATCATACCCTGCTTCCAATCGGCCGGTTTCCAATTGTCTTCCTGGAAATTAATATGGATTCTATTTTAGTCGACGTAAACGTTCACCCAGCCAAAATGGAAGTCCGGCTAAGCAAAGAGGCTGAATTGAATGAACTGATTACTTCAGGCATTAAAGACGCATTTTCGCATCAAAAGCTGATTCCCGAAGCCATTTTGCCGAAGCGGAAAGAAAAAAGCTATGATGAACAGCAGACATTTACGTTCAGTCATGCTGAGAAAAAACCACTATCAGCAACATCTCTTCCGCAAGTAATGGAAAAGCCAGAGATTGAAGCGGCTGAAGCTCCAGAACCAGAAGAAAAAATCATCGAACAAAGTTCTCCAGTTATTGAGGAGGAACTTGAAATTTATGATGAACAGCCAGCTGATGATCATGAAGTACTGTTAGCGACAGAATCTGAACCGAGAGTGCCTGTTCTTTATCCAATAGGCCAAATGCACGGAACGTATATTCTCGCTCAAAATGAGACTGGATTATACATTATCGATCAGCACGCTGCTCAGGAGAGAATCAATTATGAATACTTTAAAGAAAAAGTAGGACAAGTTGCTACGGAAGTTCAAGAGCTCCTAGTCCCGATTACCATCCACTATTCAGCAGATGAAGCCCTGATCATCAATGAGAAAATGCATGCATTGACTGAAGTCGGAATTTTCCTTGAGCCATTTGGCGGAAATAGTTTTATCGTGCGGTCTCACCCTCAATGGTTTCCGCGCGGGGACGAACGGGAGTTAATTGAAGAAATTATCCAGGAAGTGCTCGATCATAAACAGGCAGATATTAAAAAGCTCCGTGAAGAAGCTGCGATTATGATGAGCTGCAAGGCTGCTATAAAAGCAAATCATCATCTGCGCAATGATGAAATGTTTGCTTTGCTTGAAACGCTGAGGAAAACAACAGATCCTTTTACATGTCCTCACGGAAGACCGATAATTATTCATTATTCGACGTATGAAATGGAAAAGATGTTTAAGCGCGTTATGTAGGGGGTTTTAACGAGGGAAGTAAGGATTTGCCCACTTTTTGCCTACCTAGTTTGTTAAATACTTTTCAAACTTTTTAACGTTTTCTTCTATTTCTTTGTGATTTGAGCATAAACATCGGCTGTCATATTTACTGTGCTATGACCTAATCTGTCACTGACAAATTTTATATCTGCACCACTTTCCAAAAGCATTATGGCATGTGTCTTAATCCATGAGGGATATGTGGTGCAGATTTGTTTTTTCTAAAATGTTATCGATAACTTTATTAATGCCAAATGGACCTAGCTCTTTTCCATTAGGTGAAGTAATTAAAAACTCAGAATTTAGAGTTTGATCCGTATCTAATCTTATTTTTCTTTTGCCATACATTTAATGTTACAAATGCGGATTTAATAATCCACGTGCTTCTTTGTCTATCGTTAGTTAGAGAAAATTAATTTTTTTACTTAGAAACTATGCAAAATTTCAAATATGAAGAAACAAAAAAAACAAAGGACTGATTTTAGTCCTTTTTTTTATGGAGTTCTTCCGGATATTATTAAATGACTTTGGGACCGAAGGGGGAAGATTGAAAGAACACACGGGTCGCGCATGTGCCCCCTTGTTTGAGGAGGGCTTTTTATGTTTTACAAAACAAATCTTCGTTATTGATTTCGAATAATACGCCTCTATAAATTGTCAAAAAAATCAAGTAAAATATTACAATTTCGAGAAAATCTGAGCGTTTGTCCAAACAATCTTAACTTTTCCACATAATGTATTAATAGCTTATTTAGGGAGGAGGAATTTTAAATGAGTGATTATCAAGGTGGTTCTTTTAGAGACAACAATTTTGCGTTAGTCGTTGTGTTGTTTGTATTATTGATTATTGTAGGCGCTTCTTTCATGAGAGGCTTCTACTAAAAACTATTTAGCCGACATAATACAGTTTTTGTTTAAAGACAAATACACTTCTTTCTATCCATCAGTGTTGTGGCGTTTGTACTGGGGATATACCACCAGATATCTCATTTTTTTAGGCTGCTGATAAAGTATCGGCAGCTTTTTTCTAAATCTTATGCCTTATAGGACTTTCATCTATTTATGTCCTTTATAATCACTTTTAAGGTGACAATTACTAATATCCGCCATATCCATACTCTTGATAATAAGGATAGTAATATGGGAAAGGTATGAAAAATGGCAGTGAAAATAAAAATATGGGTACCGTCGCCATGGTATCGACGACTTCTTCGACGTCCATCCTTCATTTACATCGTTAAGATATTCATCGGGTTTGGAATTGATTAAGGATTTTTGAATATATCACTGTAACATAATGACTTTTTGCAGCATAAAAGCCCTTCTAACAAAGAATATCGTAATGTTAGAAAATCTCAGACATTCTCCATGTTACAGAATGGTACTACTATAAGGCTATTCAAACATTAGAAGAAGTCATGGAAGACAAGGAGCCTCTTAAAGCAGTAGAGTATCGGCATCTAAAACTGTTTTGGAAATGGCATTTAAAGCTTATGAACTTGAAGAATTAGCTTCATAAATGGATGAATTTGACCTTGTAATTCGAAATTATATGACCTACTATAACAATTTCAGATATCAATGGAATTTAAAGAAGATGACCCCTGTTGAATACAGAAATCATCATCTCCATGTGGCATAACCTTTTTTGAAATGTCCTTTACAACGGGTACACTTTAAATTTTGGTACCCCCCTTTTAATACAAAGGCTGGTTAATTTTGCTTTTTTACTTGTTGTCTGTTTGATAGGGGACTTCACAAATGAGACGTTGTTTTTTGTTGTTATTATAAGATCTTTAAGTTAAATAGTATAAAACGTTAGTAAAGTTAAAAGAAAAGATGTAATGATAATGGCAATAAGCGGACGCATTGCTTTAGTTCGTAATTCTTTTAAGCTAATATTTAATCCTAAGCCGGTCATAGACATCGTTAAAATAAATGATGTGAAACCTTCGATATCAGACATAATTGTTTTTGAAACTAAAACATCATGACTCATGATATAGGTCCCCACAAAACTCATAACAATAAAACCGATTAAAAACCATGGAAACTCGAATTTTGCTTCTCCCTCTATTTTTCCTTTCTTTTTCATCCAAAGCATAAGGATAAAGCAAAGCGGAATTAATAGAAATACTCGTGCAAGTTTGGCGAGTAATGCGTGAGCAAGAACATCCTGGCCTGCAGGAGCCGCCGCTAAAGCAACATGACCTATTTCATGAAGGCTAATTCCAACCCAAGTTCCGTAGTCAATAGAACTAATAGGCAATAAAGGAAATATTAACGTATAGATAATTGAAAAAACCGTGCCTACTAATGCTATGATGCCGACCCCCATAGCTGTATCTTCATCCTTTGCTTTAATAATTGGCGATACGGCTGCGATGGCAGCAGCACCACAAACTCCGGTGCCAACACTTAGTAATAAAGAAAGATTAAAATCTGCTTTAAGCAATTTTGCAATGAACATAAGAACAACAATCGAAAAAATAATTGTTACGGCTCCTCTTAGCAAAAGTGGAAAGCCCTGATGGAATATTACGATCATGTTAAGCTTTAATCCATAAAGTATGATGGCAAATCTTAAAAGATTTTTTGATGAAAATTGAATACCGGTTCGTATTCTTTCTGGATATCCAAAAACCTGTCTATAAATCACAGCAAGTAAAATGGCACAAGCAAGTGGTCCTATTTGCTTTAGTCCTGGCAATGCTGCCAATAAAAAACCAAACGTGGCTATGATCAATGTGAATCCTATTCCAAATATTAAAGAAACATTTAGGTTTTTTTTAGCTTTTTTTTGACTATTCGGACTGGACAATATTAACGCTTTTTGTTCCAATTTTTTTCATCCCTTCAATTGCATTATTTATAATTTATCGTAACGAATGATTTACAATAAGGAAAATAAATGATTATTATAGTTATAATAAGTAAATACGATATAAAGAAGGTGAACATATGGATCAACTATTATCTGTATTTATATCTGTAGCTGATAGAAGAAACTTTTCCAGAGCGGCGGAAGATCTTCATATGACTCAGCCAGCAGTTAGCCAGCAAATACAACAATTAGAAAAATATATAGGTGCAAAACTGCTTCTACGGACAAACAAAAGTGTGAAGCTCACTAAAGCAGGTGAGATTGTCTATTTACATGCTAAAGAAATAACAGGTTTATATAAACGAATGTCTATGTTAGTGAACGAATTAAATAACGAGCCAACCGGACTATTAAAAATTGGTGCCAGCTATACTTTTGGTGAATATGTATTACCGCATATACTTGCAAAAATGAAGAATCTTTTTCCTAAAATCATTCCTTCAGTTCAGATTGGAAACACAAGAGATATTGCCAATGCAATCATAAGTCATGAGATTGATGTAGGGATTGTTGAAGGGGAAATAGCTCATTGCAATATATACATTAAAACAGTTTCCACAGACCCAATGTATATCGTGGCAGGTGGTAAATATCCAATTTATTATAACAAGGAAGTTACACGAAAACAGGTGGAACAAGAGAATTGGATTGTCCGTGAAGAAGGCTCTGGAACAAGAGATGCAACAGAAAAATTATTTCAATCTTTGCAAATACGTCCTACTAGGTTAATGGAGTTCGGCAGCACGCAACTAATTAAAGAAGCAGTTGAAGCGGGGCTTGGTATTAGTTACTTATCTGAACTTACTGTTAAAAAAGAAAGGCTGCTTGGCACAATTCAAGTATTAAATGTAAAAGGGACTCCGATAAAGAGAAACTTTTCAGTTATAACAGAATCTCGTGAGTTACATACGAAATCTATTAACTTATTTATTGAGTTAATCGAAAATTATCTGAAGAATCGATATTAAATAATTAATCAATAAAGTAAAAAGACAAAGCTTTCTTTAACTGGGCTTTGTCTTTTTTATTTAGAAGTGGTTCTCGGGGATTAAGGAAGTAGACACTCTTTTATGCTGAACTGCTTTTTATTAAAAATACTTATATATAAATTAAAATATTTAATTTTATATAAGTATTTTTTATGATTATACTTAATTTATAAATATTTTAAAAATTCACAATATTAAGCATCCAAAATGCTTCTAGGTGAGTAGAAGGGTGGTGAACATGATTTGAGTAATAATT contains these protein-coding regions:
- the mutL gene encoding DNA mismatch repair endonuclease MutL, which gives rise to MGKIIRLDDSLSNKIAAGEVVERPASVVKELTENSIDAGSTVIEIHIEEAGLSKIRIIDNGDGILPEDCLNAFHRHATSKIKDENDLFRIRTLGFRGEALPSIASVSHVELKTSTGSGAGTRMVLSGGKVDIHEAASSRKGSDLTVTNLFFNTPARLKYVKTVHTELGNITDVVNRLALSNPSISFKLTHNGKQMLHTSGNGDVRQVIAGIYGLGIAKKMIPINLQSLDFEVKGYMSLPEITRASRNYISTIVNGRFIKNYPLVKAIQQGYHTLLPIGRFPIVFLEINMDSILVDVNVHPAKMEVRLSKEAELNELITSGIKDAFSHQKLIPEAILPKRKEKSYDEQQTFTFSHAEKKPLSATSLPQVMEKPEIEAAEAPEPEEKIIEQSSPVIEEELEIYDEQPADDHEVLLATESEPRVPVLYPIGQMHGTYILAQNETGLYIIDQHAAQERINYEYFKEKVGQVATEVQELLVPITIHYSADEALIINEKMHALTEVGIFLEPFGGNSFIVRSHPQWFPRGDERELIEEIIQEVLDHKQADIKKLREEAAIMMSCKAAIKANHHLRNDEMFALLETLRKTTDPFTCPHGRPIIIHYSTYEMEKMFKRVM
- a CDS encoding YjcZ family sporulation protein gives rise to the protein MSDYQGGSFRDNNFALVVVLFVLLIIVGASFMRGFY
- a CDS encoding IS3 family transposase, which produces MDEFDLVIRNYMTYYNNFRYQWNLKKMTPVEYRNHHLHVA
- a CDS encoding putative sulfate exporter family transporter, with the protein product MSSPNSQKKAKKNLNVSLIFGIGFTLIIATFGFLLAALPGLKQIGPLACAILLAVIYRQVFGYPERIRTGIQFSSKNLLRFAIILYGLKLNMIVIFHQGFPLLLRGAVTIIFSIVVLMFIAKLLKADFNLSLLLSVGTGVCGAAAIAAVSPIIKAKDEDTAMGVGIIALVGTVFSIIYTLIFPLLPISSIDYGTWVGISLHEIGHVALAAAPAGQDVLAHALLAKLARVFLLIPLCFILMLWMKKKGKIEGEAKFEFPWFLIGFIVMSFVGTYIMSHDVLVSKTIMSDIEGFTSFILTMSMTGLGLNISLKELRTKAMRPLIAIIITSFLLTLLTFYTI
- a CDS encoding LysR family transcriptional regulator, with translation MDQLLSVFISVADRRNFSRAAEDLHMTQPAVSQQIQQLEKYIGAKLLLRTNKSVKLTKAGEIVYLHAKEITGLYKRMSMLVNELNNEPTGLLKIGASYTFGEYVLPHILAKMKNLFPKIIPSVQIGNTRDIANAIISHEIDVGIVEGEIAHCNIYIKTVSTDPMYIVAGGKYPIYYNKEVTRKQVEQENWIVREEGSGTRDATEKLFQSLQIRPTRLMEFGSTQLIKEAVEAGLGISYLSELTVKKERLLGTIQVLNVKGTPIKRNFSVITESRELHTKSINLFIELIENYLKNRY